The Salvelinus sp. IW2-2015 linkage group LG15, ASM291031v2, whole genome shotgun sequence genome includes a region encoding these proteins:
- the gapvd1 gene encoding GTPase-activating protein and VPS9 domain-containing protein 1 isoform X3, translating into MKPDIHTLAHHLKQERLYVASEKQLIQRLNGDVLKTAERLYRAAWITKQQRINLDRLILTSAEASPAECCQHAKVLEDTQFLDGYKTLGFQESIYGEFLGRVRENPRLVASCLVAGERLNQEHTQGVIYTVFTSLYGNCIMQEDESYLLQVLRYLVEFELKESDNPRRLLRRGTCAFSILFKLFSEGLYSAKLFLTATLHEPIMQLLVEDEDHLETDPSKVTERFTPAQQERLFGEKGSEGYRQKVASAVEANEAKLVTLVNKFIGYLKQNTYCFPHNLRWIVSQMYKTLSCVERLEVGEVRTMCTDLLLTCFICPAIVNPEQYGIISDAPINEVARFNLMQVGQLLQQLAMADGDGDPRRKNSLAKFDKSCVAAFLDVVIGGRAVETPPMSSLNLLEGLSRTVAYMTHSQLLCLVDFVRSVMAGDHLREEEHILLETLMANVPQSRTVKSNSLELTPSNTPQLSPTTTPANKKNRNLASRSRSRTELAQQEEAEASSMESLQEVMPEEVLVISLGSSPQTIPGMMSENEVLTVQQTDGAQGYTPVDDTKHHCKPDKTLRFSLCSDNLEGISEGPSNRSNSVSSLDLEGESVSELGAGPSGSNGVEALQLLEHEHATTQDNLDDKLRKFEIRDMMGLTDDRDISETVSETWSTDVLGSDFDPNIDEDRLQEIAGAAVENMLGSLLCLPGSGSVLLDPYGSTISETTSEAWSVEVLPSDSEAPDLKQEERLQELESCSGVGSTSDDTEVREVSSRPSTPGLSVVSATSEDIPNKTEDLRSECSSDFGGKDSVTSPDGEESSHGAHHSLASPPSQAXSLLAMFDPLSSGEDSSTGTIVRPKVHYARPLHPPPDPPIPETCALGQEPRYSLFTPHCLAQADLEHTKQRHSYTDRLVRSRSSDIVCPGRRPTSDPGLNRRAAAEERDHAGAFFMGPFSSPSKDSLKGEVEERKDSDEEKSDRNRPWWKKRFQSAIPKAPIAALRKRDKQEKDNMGHERVPQDDPLFRNSQAQAAEDILDKYRNIKRTSPSEGATAAAYDATELCGEECVHNSPRDEALQNMSTDDLPDSASQTAQQHDSNKFSFSDAKKKLRLALCSAESVAFPLMAPATTRNGLPDHTDFEDNEIVCFLKVQLAEAINLQDKNQMAQIQETTRCVSRFDTRTCKKLLAAIAEDYRKRAPYIAYLTRCRQGLQTSHAHLERLLQRVLRDKEVANRYFTTVCVRLLLEHMEAKSLDFIKAFQGCTASDDKTAAVEDFLRYLYGAMAHDAIWQYASEDQLQDAQMAIERSVMNRIFKLAFYPNQDGDILRDQLLQEHIARLSKVVTANHKALQIPEVYAREAPWPSAQSEIRTISAYKTPRDKVQCILRMCSTIMNLLSLANEDSVPGADDFVPVLVFVLIKANPPCLLSTIQYINNFYASRLSGEECYWWMQFTAAVEFIKTIDDRK; encoded by the exons ATGAAGCCAGACATCCACACTCTGGCCCATCACCTGAAGCAGGAGCGGCTGTATGTGGCCTCAGAGAAGCAGCTGATCCAGCGGCTCAATGGGGACGTGCTGAAGACTGCTGAGAGGCTGTACCGTGCTGCCTGGATCACCAAGCAGCAGAGGATCAACCTCGACCGGCTCATCCTCACCAG TGCTGAGGCTTCCCCGGCCGAATGCTGCCAGCATGCCAAAGTGCTGGAGGACACACAGTTCCTGGATGGTTACAAGACTCTGGGCTTCCAGGAGAGCATCTACGGGGAGTTCCTGGGKCGGGTGCGGGAGAATCCCCGGCTGgtggcctcctgcctggtggctgGGGAGAGGCTGAACCAGGAGCACACACAGGGGGTCATTTACACTGTTTTCACCTCACTCTATGGCAACTGTATCATGCAGGAGGATGAGAGCTACCTCTTGCAG GTCCTGCGATACTTGGTGGAGTTTGAGCTAAAGGAGAGCGACAACCCTCGGCGGCTGCTGCGGCGAGGCACGTGCGCCTTCAGCATCCTCTTCAAGCTCTTCTCTGAGGGGCTGTACTCCGCCAAGCTCTTCCTCACCGCCACCCTCCACGAGCCCATCATGCAGCTGCTGGTGGAGGACGAGGACCACCTGGAGACYGACCCCTCCAAGGTGACAGAGCGCTTCACGCCGGCGCAGCAGGAGCGCCTGTTTGGGGAGAAGGGCTCGGAGGGCTACAGGCAGAAGGTGGCTTCTGCTGTGGAGGCCAATGAGGCCAAGCTGGTGACCCTGGTCAACAAGTTCATTGGCTACCTGAAGCAGAACACCTACTGCTTCCCCCACAACCTGCGCTGGATTGTGTCTCAGATGTACAAGACGCTGTCGTGTGTGGAGAGGCTAGAGGTGGGCGAGGTGCGGACCATGTGCACGGACCTGCTGCTCACCTGCTTCATCTGCCCAGCCATAGTCAACCCTGAGCAGTATGGCATAATCTCAGATGCCCCTATCAACGAGGTGGCTCGCTTCAACCTCATGCAG GTAGGGCAGCTTCTTCAACAGTTGGCAATGGCTGACGGTGATGGAGACCCCAGGAGGAAAAACAGTTTGGCCAAGTTCGATAAG AGCTGCGTAGCTGCCTTCTTGGATGTGGTAATCGGAGGGAGAGCTGTGGAGACGCCGCCCATGTCCTCCTTGAACCTACTTGAAGGCCTCAGCAGGACTGTGGCGTACATGACACACAGTCAGCTGCTCTGCCTG GTGGACTTTGTACGGAGTGTGATGGCAGGGGACCACCTCCGGGAGGAGGAGCACATACTCCTGGAGACCCTAATGGCCAACGTGCCGCAGTCCCGCACAGTGAAGAGCAACAGTCTGGAGCTCACCCCCTCCAACACCCCCCAGCTTTCCCCAACCACCACCCCCGCCAACAAGAAGAACAGGAACTTAG CCTCCCGCAGTCGCAGCCGTACTGAGCTGGCCcagcaggaggaagcagaggccAGCTCCATGGAATCCCTGCAGGAGGTGATGCCAGAAGAGGTCCTGGTGATCTCACTAGGAAGCAGCCCGCAGACCATCCCCGGCATGATGTCAGAGAATGAG GTGTTGACCGTGCAGCAGACTGATGGAGCACAAGGGTACACTCCTGTAGACGACACCAAGCACCATTGCAAACCAGACAAAACCCTGCGTTTCTCCCTCTGCAGTGACAACCTGGAGGGTATCTCAGAGG GTCCGTCCAACCGGTCTAACTCTGTGTCGTCTCTGGACCTGGAGGGAGAGTCTGTGTCAGAGCTGGGAGCTGGGCCATCAGGGAGCAATGGGGTGGAGGCTCTACAACTGCTGGAGCATGAACATG CCACCACTCAGGACAACCTGGATGACAAACTGAGGAAGTTTGAGATACGAGACATGATGGGCCTGACAGATGACCGGGATATCTCTGAGACTGTGAGTGAGACCTGGAGCACAGACGTGCTGGGCAGCGACTTTGACCCCAACATAGACGAAGATAGACTGCAGGAAATAGCTG GGGCGGCTGTAGAGAACATGCTGGGCAGCCTGCTGTGTCTACCAGGCTCTGGTTCAGTGCTGCTAGACCCATATGGATCCACCATCTCCGAGACCACCAGCGAGGCCTGGAGTGTGGAGGTCCTGCCCAGCGACTCAG AAGCCCCAGACCTGAAGCAGGAGGAGCGTCTACAGGAGCTAGAGAGCTGCTCAGGGGTGGGCAGCACCTCCGATGACACAGAGGTCAGAGAGGTCAGCTCTCGGCCCAGCACCCCAGGGCTCAGCGTCGTCTCAG CGACATCAGAAGACATCCCCAACAAGACAGAGGACCTGCGGTCAGAGTGCAGCTCGGACTTTGGGGGGAAGGACTCTGTGACCAGTCCAGATGGGGAGGAGTCATCCCATG GAGCACATCACAGTTTGGCCTCTCCGCCCTCTCAGGCTGASTCCTTACTGGCCATGTTTGATCCCCTCTCTTCCGGCGAAG atTCCTCCACTGGTACCATCGTGAGGCCCAAGGTGCACTACGCCAGGCCCCTTCATCCTCCCCCTGACCCTCCCATCCCAGAGACCTGTGCCCTGGGCCAGGAGCCCcgctactccctgttcacgcccCACTGCCTGGCCCAAGCCGAYCTGGAGCACACCAAGCAGCGCCACTCCTACACAGACAGGCTGGTACGCAGCCGCAGCTCTGACATTGTGTGCCCAGGCCGCCGACCCACCAGCGACCCGGGCCTGAACCGCAGGGCTGCAGCCGAGGAGCGGGACCATGCCGGGGCCTTCTTTATGGGTCCGTTCTCGTCTCCTAGCAAGGACTCCCTGAAAGGAGAG GTTGAGGAGAGAAAGGACAGTGATGAGGAAAAGTCTGATCGCAACAGACCGTGGTGGAAGAAACGCTTTCAGTCAGCCATTCCTAAAG CTCCGATAGCAGCCTTACGGAAAAGGGACAAGCAAGAGAAAGACAATATGGGCCATGAACGTGTCCCACAAG ACGACCCTCTGTTCAGGAACTCCCAGGCCCAGGCAGCAGAAGACATCCTTGACAAGTACAGGAACATCAAGAGGACCAGTCCCAGTGAAGGAGCCACTGCTGCAGCCTACGACGCCACAG AGTTGTGTGGAGAGGAGTGTGTGCACAACTCCCCCAGAGACGAAGCTCTGCAGAACATGTCCACAGACGACCTGCCAGactcagccagccagacagcccaGCAACACGATTCCAACAAGTTCTCATTCAG TGATGCAAAGAAGAAGTTGAGGCTGGCCTTGTGTTCAGCAGAGTCTGTGGCCTTCCCTCTCATGGCTCCTGCCACCACACGCAATGGGCTGCCTGACCACACAGACTTTGAAG ACAACGAGATCGTGTGCTTCCTGAAGGTCCAGCTGGCGGAGGCCATCAACCTGCAGGATAAGAACCAGATGGCCCAGATCCAGGAGACCACGCGCTGCGTCAGCCGCTTCGACACACGCACCTGCAAGAAGCTGCTGGCTGCCATTGCTGAGGATTACAG GAAGCGGGCACCCTACATAGCGTATCTGACGCGGTGTCGGCAGGGCCTGCAGACATCCCATGCCCACCTGGAGAGGCTGCTGCAGAGGGTGCTGAGGGACAAGGAGGTGGCTAACCGCTACTTCACCACAGTCTGTGTTCGCCTCCTACTGGAACACATGGAGGCTAAGTCCCTGGATTTCATCAAAG CCTTCCAGGGGTGCACAGCGTCAGACGACAAGACGGCGGCGGTGGAGGACTTCCTGCGCTACCTGTACGGGGCCATGGCCCATGATGCAATCTGGCAGTATGCCAGCGAGGATCAGCTGCAGGATGCCCAGATGGCCATCGAGCGCAGCGTCATGAACCGCATCTTCAAGCTGGCCTTCTACCCCAACCAGGACGGGGACATCCTGAGAGACCA GCTTCTTCAGGAACACATAGCACGTCTCTCAAAAGTGGTGACAGCGAATCACAAAGCTCTTCAAATCCCAGAG GTGTATGCGAGGGAGGCTCCCTGGCCGTCTGCCCAGTCAGAGATCCGGACCATCAGTGCCTACAAGACCCCTCGGGACAAAGTGCAGTGTATTTTACGCATGTGTTCCACCATCATGAATCTCCTGAGTCTGGCCAACGAGGACTCTGTCCCCGGAGCTGACGATTTTGTCCCTGTGCTTGTCTTTGTCCTGATAAAG GCAAACCCGCCTTGCCTGCTGTCCACTATTCAGTACATCAATAATTTCTACGCCAGCCGGCTGAGTGGGGAGGAGTGCTATTGGTGGATGCAGTTCACCGCGGCAGTGGAATTCATTAAGACCATCGACGATCGCAAGTGA